Proteins encoded in a region of the Rutidosis leptorrhynchoides isolate AG116_Rl617_1_P2 chromosome 9, CSIRO_AGI_Rlap_v1, whole genome shotgun sequence genome:
- the LOC139869225 gene encoding uncharacterized protein, with translation MTVAMTNQVIHCFVKTVDNSRHLFLSIVYAKNYYIHRRALWNDLCMHRGFVGNHPWVMMGDFNVSLELDDSTIGGSQVTIAMREFHECVEYLCMSDINHSGLHFTWNQRLNALDGMLKKIDRIMANDHFLNDFINSYAIFQPYTISDHCPAILKIPLNNSSVNRPKSFKFSNFIVYREGFEDVVVKGWRRVLVGHRMFQVVKKLRWLKSPLRKIMWHHGSVHKRVMKLKSDLEEA, from the coding sequence ATGACAGTTGCAATGACAAACCAAGTTATTCATTGCTTTGTCAAAACAGTTGATAATTCTAGACATCTTTTCCTTTCGATTGTTTATGCGAAGAATTATTATATTCATCGACGTGCTCTTTGGAATGATTTGTGTATGCATAGGGGCTTTGTGGGTAATCATCCTTGGGTCATGATGGGGGACTTTAATGTGTCCCTAGAGCTAGATGATTCAACTATTGGGGGATCTCAAGTAACCATTGCTATGCGTGAATTTCATGAGTGTGTGGAGTATTTGTGTATGTCTGATATTAATCATTCGGGTCTTCACTTCACATGGAATCAAAGGCTGAACGCTTTGGATGGTATGCTTAAAAAGATTGATAGGATCATGGCAAATGATCATTTTTTGAACGATTTCATCAATTCTTATGCTATCTTCCAACCTTACACAATTTCAGATCATTGCCCGGCTATCCTCAAAATTCCTTTAAATAATAGCAGTGTCAACCGGCCTAAAAGTTTCAAATTTAGTAACTTCATCGTTTACAGAGAAGGGTTCGAGGATGTGGTGGTCAAGGGTTGGCGTAGGGTTCTCGTTGGCCATCGAATGTTTCAAGTAGTGAAAAAACTTAGATGGCTAAAAAGTCCCCTAAGGAAAATTATGTGGCATCATGGCAGTGTTCATAAACGAGTCATGAAGCTTAAAAGTGATCTTGAGGAAGCGTAA